From one Lotus japonicus ecotype B-129 chromosome 3, LjGifu_v1.2 genomic stretch:
- the LOC130744133 gene encoding uncharacterized protein LOC130744133: MDRGVIPATTLFGTISYNSTSPNIASTSQVDRRPVSNNANDIDPPAEHEDPVGFDDINLNEPADDDPLIDNEDLEDVNSDELMNDVAAAGHATVMWDMRDPTNECEHCGAMFWYDERKRRKVPTRTPKFPLCCLHGKVQLPLLKAAPKILQDLHANETDKSRHFLKNIRMFYGMFAFTSMAGKVDKNISNGRGPPIFLLGGQSYHSIGSLIPPVGQSPKFAQLYIFDTENEVANRIQALRPSGDAHKLDELIVRDLKNMLDAENPLVKSYRYARERYRCGDFSNVKLRLIRRRDKDGRTYNLPTASEVAALVVGDIDATVKREIIVETQSRLIKHIDPTYPSFLALQYPLLFPYGEDGWRRGILTKDYDAPGRTRKKDDIAMREWFAYRLQERKGESPIVLQSRRLFQQFLVDSYTMVEADRMRYYRTIQPKLRVERYKGLHECLVRGETNAAATGQRIILPGSFTGGPRYMFNNCKDSFAICRYIGYPSLFITMTCNPEWPEVKRFVETRGLKPEDRPDILCRVFKMKLDELIDDLKSGKVFGKIS; the protein is encoded by the exons ATGGACAGAGGTGTCATTCCTGCAACAACTTTATTTGGAACAATTTCGTACAATTCGACATCACCAAACATTGCTTCAACAAGTCAAGTTGATAGACGACCTGTGAGCAACAATGCAAATGACATTGACCCTCCAGCAGAACATGAAG ATCCCGTTGGTTTCGATGACATAAATTTGAATGAACCTGCTGACGATGATCCATTAATTGACAATGAAGATTTGGAAG ATGTTAACTCAGATGAATTAATGAACGACGTTGCTGCAGCTGGTCATGCAACAG TCATGTGGGACATGAGAGATCCTACTAACGAGTGTGAGCATTGCGGAGCCATGTTCTGGTATGATgaaagaaagagaaggaaaGTACCTACAAGAACACCAAAATTTCCTCTATGCTGTTTGCATGGGAAGGTTCAACTACCATTGCTCAAAGCTGCCCCTAAAATTCTCCAAGACTTGCACGCAAATGAAACTGATAAAAGCCGACATTTCTTAAAGAACATAAGGATGTTCTATGGAATGTTTGCATTCACGTCTATGGCTGGAAAGGTGGACAAAAATATAAGCAATGGACGTGGTCCTCCAATCTTCTTGCTCGGAGGACAAAGTTACCATTCTATTGGTAGTCTCATACCTCCAGTTGGTCAAAGTCCCAAATTTGCCCAGCTTTATATTTTTGACACTGAAAATGAGGTTGCTAATAGGATACAAGCTCTCAG GCCAAGCGGTGATGCTCATAAGTTGGATGAGCTAATTGTCAGAGACTTAAAAAACATGCTAGATGCAGAGAACCCTTTGGTTAAGTCATACAGATATGCTAGGGAACGATACAGATGTGGTGATTTTTCTAATGTCAAGCTAAGGTTAATTCGGCGGAGGGACAAAGATGGGAGAACTTATAACCTTCCCACAGCATCTGAAGTTGCTGCGTTGGTGGTGGGTGACATAGATGCTACTGTTAAGAGAGAGATCATTGTTGAAACACAATCCAGGTTGATCAAGCATATTGACCCTACATATCCGTCATTTCTTGCACTTCAATATCCACTATTGTTTCCATACGGGGAGGATGGATGGAGACGGGGTATTTTAACTAAAGATTATGACGCACCTGGAAGAACGAGAAAAAAGGATGACATTGCCATGCGCGAGTGGTTTGCATATAGGTTGCAAGAAAGAAAAGGGGAATCACCTATTGTTCTTCAATCTAGGAGACTGTTCCAGCAATTTCTGGTGGACTCTTATACCATGGTTGAAGCTGATAGAATGCGATATTATAGGACAATACAGCCGAAACTGCGAGTGGAACGTTACAAGGGATTGCACGAGTGCTTGGTCCGTGGAGAAACAAATGCAGCTGCAACAGGTCAGCGAATCATATTGCCTGGATCATTTACTGGAGGGCCGAGATACATGTTCAACAATTGCAAGGACTCATTTGCCATTTGTAGATATATCGGATATCCTAGCTTATTTATCACTATGACATGCAATCCAGAATGGCCTGAAGTCAAACGTTTTGTTGAAACACGAGGTTTGAAGCCTGAGGATAGACCCGACATACTTTGTAGAGTTTTCAAAATGAAGTTGGACGAACTAATTGATGACTTGAAGAGCGGAAAAGTGTTCGGAAAGATTAGTTGA
- the LOC130742601 gene encoding transcription factor VOZ1-like isoform X1 codes for MVLFVFFWCKFCLKEGMMGKNSKGKCGSPSRQSMKEKEKHLVDKIQGIFTNLQYARKENRANDIVICEEQMHQFLREWKAELESPATSLANGSFDSFTGELAQLLQEIEEQDDATSPLTKPVPLKTEPHPNNVSDSSYPFFEEKCFNDNQPLYHTFEGSSSTLYNNAFNNSDIIQLDYHQLSLNHNLDHNTVGHNSDLIGQFDLSQELRHHTEMKNSESTQIIFDEGFDCSQFFGDDDPVQCGDNIIPNILPSIRPPPSAFLAPKCALWDCFRPAQRLEWCQDYCSSHHELVANKEGLPGTTPIVRPRGIDIKDGPLFASVLAKTQGKEVGIPKCEGAASTKSPWNAPEFFDLSLLEGETVREWLFFDKPRRAFESGNRKQRSLPDYSGRGWHESRKQVMKEHGGQKRSYYMDPQPLSYLEWHLFEYEINNHDGCALYRLELKLVDKKKSPKGKVTRESLTDLQNKMGKLTAAVSSSDDALPDKGNTTPKSKNVGCPEN; via the exons ATGGTGCTGTTTGTGTTCTTTTGGTGTAAATTTTGCCTCAAGGAAGGTATGATGGGAAAGAATTCCAAGGGAAAATGTGGATCGCCTTCTCGTCAATCCATGAAAGAGAAGGAGAAACACTTGGTGGATAAGATACAAGGGATTTTCACCAATCTTCAGTATGCAAGAAAGGAGAACAGGGCTAATGACATTGTGATCTGTGAGGAGCAGATGCATCAGTTTCTGCGGGAGTGGAAGGCGGAACTGGAGTCTCCAGCCACCTCCTTAGCT AATGGAAGCTTTGATTCGTTTACCGGGGAACTAGCCCAACTATTGCAAGAAATTGAGGAGCAAGATGATGCAACAAGTCCATTAACAAAACCTGTGCCATTGAAGACTGAGCCCCATCCAAATAACGTTAGTGATAGCAGTTATCCATTTTTTGAGGAG AAGTGTTTTAATGATAACCAACCACTATATCATACTTTTGAAGGCTCTTCTTCAACTCTCTACAACAATGCCTTTAATAACTCAGATATAATTCAGTTGGACTATCATCAACTCAGCTTGAATCACAATTTGGATCACAACACAGTAGGCCACAACTCGGATTTAATTGGTCAATTTGATCTAAGCCAGGAACTCAGGCACCACACAGAAATGAAAAACTCTGAGTCAACTCAAATTATTTTCGATGAAGGCTTTGATTGTAGCCAATTTTTCGGAGATGATGATCCTGTGCAGTGTGGAGACAATATTATACCTAACATTCTTCCAAGTATCCGCCCTCCACCTTCTGCATTTTTAGCTCCAAAATGTGCACTATGGGATTGTTTCAGACCTGCTCAAAGGTTAGAATGGTGCCAGGACTACTGTAGCAGTCACCATGAGCTTGTGGCAAATAAAGAGGGCCTTCCTGGCACGACTCCGATCGTGCGACCTCGAGGCATTGACATCAAAGATGGTCCTTTGTTTGCTTCTGTTCTAGCAAAGACACAGGGAAAGGAAGTGGGCATCCCTAAATGTGAAGGTGCTGCTTCCACTAAATCCCCCTGGAATGCTCCTG AGTTCTTTGATCTTTCTCTTCTTGAGGGTGAAACTGTTAGGGAGTGGCTCTTCTTTGACAAACCAAGAAGGGCATTTGAAAGTGGAAATAGAAAGCAGAGATCGCTCCCAGATTACAGTGGGCGTGGTTGGCATGAGTCAAGGAAGCAGGTGATGAAGGAACATGGGGGACAAAAGAGGTCCTACTACATGGATCCCCAGCCTCTTAGTTATCTCGAGTGGCATTTGTTCGAGTACGAAATCAATAACCATGATGGCTGCGCATTATACAGACTAGAGCTAAAGCTCGTGGATAAAAAGAAAAGTCCTAAAGGAAAAGTGACGAGGGAATCTCTTACTGATTTACAGAACAAGATGGGGAAACTAACTGCCGCCGTTTCATCATCTGATGATGCACTCCCTGACAAGGGAAACACAACACCCAAGTCTAAGAATGTTGGGTGTCCTGAAAATTAA
- the LOC130742601 gene encoding transcription factor VOZ1-like isoform X2, with protein MMGKNSKGKCGSPSRQSMKEKEKHLVDKIQGIFTNLQYARKENRANDIVICEEQMHQFLREWKAELESPATSLANGSFDSFTGELAQLLQEIEEQDDATSPLTKPVPLKTEPHPNNVSDSSYPFFEEKCFNDNQPLYHTFEGSSSTLYNNAFNNSDIIQLDYHQLSLNHNLDHNTVGHNSDLIGQFDLSQELRHHTEMKNSESTQIIFDEGFDCSQFFGDDDPVQCGDNIIPNILPSIRPPPSAFLAPKCALWDCFRPAQRLEWCQDYCSSHHELVANKEGLPGTTPIVRPRGIDIKDGPLFASVLAKTQGKEVGIPKCEGAASTKSPWNAPEFFDLSLLEGETVREWLFFDKPRRAFESGNRKQRSLPDYSGRGWHESRKQVMKEHGGQKRSYYMDPQPLSYLEWHLFEYEINNHDGCALYRLELKLVDKKKSPKGKVTRESLTDLQNKMGKLTAAVSSSDDALPDKGNTTPKSKNVGCPEN; from the exons ATGATGGGAAAGAATTCCAAGGGAAAATGTGGATCGCCTTCTCGTCAATCCATGAAAGAGAAGGAGAAACACTTGGTGGATAAGATACAAGGGATTTTCACCAATCTTCAGTATGCAAGAAAGGAGAACAGGGCTAATGACATTGTGATCTGTGAGGAGCAGATGCATCAGTTTCTGCGGGAGTGGAAGGCGGAACTGGAGTCTCCAGCCACCTCCTTAGCT AATGGAAGCTTTGATTCGTTTACCGGGGAACTAGCCCAACTATTGCAAGAAATTGAGGAGCAAGATGATGCAACAAGTCCATTAACAAAACCTGTGCCATTGAAGACTGAGCCCCATCCAAATAACGTTAGTGATAGCAGTTATCCATTTTTTGAGGAG AAGTGTTTTAATGATAACCAACCACTATATCATACTTTTGAAGGCTCTTCTTCAACTCTCTACAACAATGCCTTTAATAACTCAGATATAATTCAGTTGGACTATCATCAACTCAGCTTGAATCACAATTTGGATCACAACACAGTAGGCCACAACTCGGATTTAATTGGTCAATTTGATCTAAGCCAGGAACTCAGGCACCACACAGAAATGAAAAACTCTGAGTCAACTCAAATTATTTTCGATGAAGGCTTTGATTGTAGCCAATTTTTCGGAGATGATGATCCTGTGCAGTGTGGAGACAATATTATACCTAACATTCTTCCAAGTATCCGCCCTCCACCTTCTGCATTTTTAGCTCCAAAATGTGCACTATGGGATTGTTTCAGACCTGCTCAAAGGTTAGAATGGTGCCAGGACTACTGTAGCAGTCACCATGAGCTTGTGGCAAATAAAGAGGGCCTTCCTGGCACGACTCCGATCGTGCGACCTCGAGGCATTGACATCAAAGATGGTCCTTTGTTTGCTTCTGTTCTAGCAAAGACACAGGGAAAGGAAGTGGGCATCCCTAAATGTGAAGGTGCTGCTTCCACTAAATCCCCCTGGAATGCTCCTG AGTTCTTTGATCTTTCTCTTCTTGAGGGTGAAACTGTTAGGGAGTGGCTCTTCTTTGACAAACCAAGAAGGGCATTTGAAAGTGGAAATAGAAAGCAGAGATCGCTCCCAGATTACAGTGGGCGTGGTTGGCATGAGTCAAGGAAGCAGGTGATGAAGGAACATGGGGGACAAAAGAGGTCCTACTACATGGATCCCCAGCCTCTTAGTTATCTCGAGTGGCATTTGTTCGAGTACGAAATCAATAACCATGATGGCTGCGCATTATACAGACTAGAGCTAAAGCTCGTGGATAAAAAGAAAAGTCCTAAAGGAAAAGTGACGAGGGAATCTCTTACTGATTTACAGAACAAGATGGGGAAACTAACTGCCGCCGTTTCATCATCTGATGATGCACTCCCTGACAAGGGAAACACAACACCCAAGTCTAAGAATGTTGGGTGTCCTGAAAATTAA
- the LOC130742602 gene encoding UDP-glycosyltransferase 79B30-like has product MDSSSLNIAMYPWLALGHQTPFMHLANKLAKKGHKITYFINRKSQAKLEPFNLHPNLITFVTINIPHVEGLPPNAESTSDAAYHLIPHIMTAMDLTQPDMETHLNNLKPDIIFYDFTHWMPALARRFGIKAVQYCVSSSSLVAYTLTPSRYHQGANITEIDMMKPPPGYPDSSMKLHLHEARAYAAKRKEIFGSNVLFYDRQQISLSEADALGYRTCREIEGPYLDYIEKEFKKPVLVTGPVILELPKSGLDEKWVSWLGGFKPGSVVYCCFGSECTMKPEQFIELVLGLELTGLPFLAALRPPIGFDSLEAALPEGFETRVQGRGIVYGGWIQQQLILQHPSVGCFITHCGFGSLSEALGNECQLVLIPNVGDQIVVGRMMANNLQVGVEVEKGEETGFYTKDSVRKAVSIVMDNENETSKKIRANHARIREMLLTKDLESSYIDNFCKKLQEIVGKKSP; this is encoded by the coding sequence ATGGATTCAAGTTCTTTGAACATAGCAATGTATCCATGGCTAGCTCTTGGTCATCAAACTCCCTTTATGCACCTAGCGAACAAGTTAGCCAAAAAAGGCCACAAAATCACCTACTTCATAAATAGAAAGTCACAAGCCAAGTTAGAACCTTTCAATCTCCACCCTAATCTCATCACCTTCGTAACGATCAACATTCCTCATGTCGAAGGCCTTCCTCCTAATGCAGAATCCACCTCAGATGCGGCTTACCATTTAATCCCCCACATCATGACAGCCATGGATCTAACTCAACCTGACATGGAAACTCATCTTAACAACCTCAAACCTGACATTATCTTCTATGATTTCACCCATTGGATGCCAGCTTTGGCGCGGCGTTTCGGTATCAAGGCCGTCCAATATTGTGTTTCTAGTTCATCCTTGGTCGCCTACACTCTTACCCCATCAAGGTATCACCAAGGAGCCAACATAACTGAAATTGACATGATGAAGCCTCCTCCAGGGTACCCTGATTCATCTATGAAGCTTCATTTACATGAAGCGCGAGCCTATGCTGCGAAAAGGAAAGAGATTTTCGGCAGCAATGTTCTTTTCTACGATCGCCAGCAAATCTCGTTGAGTGAAGCCGATGCCTTGGGATACAGAACTTGCAGAGAAATTGAAGGGCCTTATCTTGATTACATAGAAAAGGAGTTCAAGAAACCTGTGCTTGTTACAGGACCAGTAATACTAGAGCTACCCAAGTCTGGTTTGGATGAGAAATGGGTTTCATGGCTTGGAGGGTTCAAACCAGGGTCAGTGGTCTATTGTTGTTTTGGAAGTGAATGCACTATGAAACCAGAGCAATTTATTGAATTGGTGCTTGGTCTTGAGCTCACTGGCTTGCCATTCTTGGCAGCTTTGAGACCCCCAATTGGGTTTGATTCACTTGAAGCAGCACTGCCAGAAGGGTTTGAAACTAGGGTTCAAGGAAGAGGGATTGTGTATGGTGGATGGATTCAGCAGCAATTGATTTTGCAACACCCATCTGTGGGGTGCTTCATCACACATTGTGGATTCGGTTCATTGTCAGAGGCATTGGGGAATGAGTGTCAATTGGTGTTGATACCAAATGTTGGTGACCAGATTGTGGTTGGAAGGATGATGGCTAATAACTTGCAAGTTGGGGTGGAAGTGGAAAAAGGTGAAGAAACTGGGTTTTACACTAAGGACAGTGTCCGCAAAGCTGTGAGCATTGTGATGGATAATGAGAATGAAACCAGCAAAAAAATCAGAGCTAACCATGCCAGGATTAGAGAGATGCTGCTCACCAAAGATTTAGAGTCTTCTTATATTGACAATTTCTGCAAGAAGCTTCAAGAGATTGTTGGGAAAAAGAGCCCATAA
- the LOC130744132 gene encoding uncharacterized protein LOC130744132 encodes MPNSSPRPPKTSKVISAEIPNRTNNLELFEAVQKYMIHGPCGVLNLKSPCMNNGKCSKFFPKEFRTRTIIDEEGFPKYRRREDGRTVKKGKTVLDNRYVVPYNPLLLQKYRAHINVEYTCQTSAIKYLFKYVHKGNDRVTAEFYRTSDSSNPSQVIDEIKNYYDCRYISACEVAWRLFGFEVHYREPPVVRLPFHLPGEQSVVYNDGETVQDAIEKADIKKNKFIGWMEANQLYAAGRDITYSEYPTKFVWKDDTREWRPRKQGFSIGRISHVPPSCGEDYYLRILLNVQKGCTSFKDILTMKEVTYNTFKDACCALGLLEDDKEFVDTIKEASFWGSGEYLRRLFVVLLMSNNMSNPEVVWDKCKSFQMIFSTDKEDA; translated from the coding sequence ATGCCAAATTCAAGCCCAAGACCCCCGAAGACATCGAAAGTTATATCCGCAGAAATTCCAAACCGTACCAACAATCTTGAATTATTTGAGGCTGTGCAGAAGTATATGATTCACGGACCATGCGGTGTACTAAATTTGAAGTCACCATGTATGAACAATGGAAAATGCTCCAAGTTCTTTCCTAAAGAGTTTAGGACGAGGACCATTATTGATGAAGAAGGTTTTCCTAAATATAGAAGAAGAGAGGATGGCAGGACTGTCAAAAAAGGCAAAACTGTGCTGGATAATAGATATGTTGTACCATACAACCCATTGCTACTCCAAAAATATAGAGCTCACATTAACGTTGAGTACACGTGCCAGACAAGTGCAATAAAATATCTTTTCAAGTATGTCCATAAAGGCAACGACAGAGTGACGGCTGAATTTTACCGAACTTCGGATTCAAGTAATCCATCCCAGGTGAttgatgaaataaaaaattactatgACTGCAGATACATCTCTGCATGTGAGGTGGCATGGCGATTGTTTGGATTTGAAGTGCACTATAGAGAACCTCCAGTTGTGAGGTTGCCATTCCATCTTCCGGGTGAGCAAAGCGTAGTGTACAATGACGGTGAGACAGTACAGGATGCAATTGAAAAGGCCGACATTAAGAAAAACAAGTTTATAGGTTGGATGGAGGCTAACCAACTTTATGCGGCTGGACGAGACATTACTTATTCAGAATATCCCACCAAATTTGTTTGGAAAGACGACACAAGAGAATGGCGCCCTAGAAAACAGGGTTTCTCAATTGGTAGAATTTCACATGTGCCTCCATCATGCGGCGAGGACTATTACTTAAGGATCCTTCTGAACGTTCAAAAAGGTTGCACGAGTTTTAAAGACATTCTCACTATGAAAGAAGTGACCTACAATACTTTTAAGGATGCGTGTTGTGCTCTTGGTTTGCTAGAAGATGACAAAGAATTTGTAGACACAATAAAAGAGGCCAGCTTCTGGGGGTCAGGAGAGTATCTTAGAAGACTGTTTGTGGTGTTGTTGATGTCTAACAACATGTCAAATCCAGAGGTAGTTTGGGATAAGTGCAAGAGCTTTCAGATGATATTCTCTACAGACAAAGAAGACGCTTAG
- the LOC130744131 gene encoding uncharacterized protein LOC130744131: MLQNNGRSLHNFVSMPYPSEIVVEDVGQRLIVEELNYDRNEMSEYLDQCLSSITDEQRHAYDKIINDVYGNKGGFFFLYGYSGTGKTFVWKTLSASIRSRGDIVLNVASSGIAALLLPGGRTAHSRFKIPIPITEDSTCNIKHNNPHAKLLIKAKLIIWDEAPMMSKWCYEALDKCLRDILRFTPGYDSSLPFGGKVVVLGGDFKQILPVIPRASRQDVISATINSSYLWPFCEVLCLTKNMRLLQGSSCSSGSDIAEFSEWLLTIGDGKVGQPVNGESEIQIPDEILIKNSETGFEDLVNYTYPDLLRNMSNSEYFRERSILAPTIELVGKVNDYMMSRVSAEEREYLSSDSIYKEDGNVESELDAFSPEVLNAMNCSGLPLHKLSLKIGVPVILMRNIDQSNGLCNGTRLTVKRFGDHVIQCTVLTGTKAGSTVLIPRMTMNTNNTNLPFQFQRRQLPICVCFGMTINKAQGQTLGCVGLYLPRPVFSHGQLYVALSRVKSKQGLRILIENHDDLPSNTTINVVYEEVFDNITP; encoded by the coding sequence ATGCTACAAAACAATGGCAGGAGCCTGCACAATTTTGTTTCCATGCCTTATCCTTCAGAAATTGTTGTCGAAGACGTTGGACAAAGACTGATTGTAGAGGAGTTGAATTACGACAGGAATGAAATGAGTGAATACTTGGACCAATGTCTCTCCTCAATAACTGACGAACAAAGGCATGCGTATGACAAAATAATTAACGACGTCTATGGAAACAAAGGTGGATTTTTCTTCCTATATGGCTACAGTGGGACGGGTAAAACCTTTGTCTGGAAAACGCTTTCAGCATCCATTCGATCAAGAGGTGATATTGTTCTCAATGTGGCTTCAAGTGGTATTGCTGCACTGTTGTTGCCTGGAGGAAGGACGGCGCACTCCAGGTTCAAGATTCCCATACCTATAACTGAGGATTCAACATGCAACATAAAGCATAACAACCCTCATGCTAAATTGCTAATAAAGGCGAAACTGATCATTTGGGACGAAGCTCCTATGATGAGTAAATGGTGTTACGAGGCTTTGGATAAGTGCTTGAGAGACATTTTGAGGTTCACCCCAGGATATGACTCCAGCTTGCCGTTTGGAGGAAAAGTTGTGGTTCTGGGCGGTGATTTCAAGCAAATCTTACCTGTAATTCCAAGGGCATCCAGGCAAGATGTCATCAGTGCAACAATAAATTCATCCTATCTATGGCCTTTTTGTGAAGTTCTTTGTTTGACAAAGAACATGAGACTCCTGCAAGGATCTTCGTGCTCAAGTGGATCAGATATAGCAGAATTTTCAGAATGGCTGTTGACTATAGGTGATGGCAAGGTCGGACAGCCAGTTAACGGCGAATCAGAAATTCAAATACCAGATGAAATCCTTATAAAAAACTCAGAAACCGGTTTTGAAGACTTGGTCAATTATACCTACCCTGATTTGTTGCGTAACATGTCTAACTCTGAATACTTCAGGGAAAGATCCATTTTGGCCCCCACGATTGAACTGGTTGGAAAGGTCAATGATTACATGATGTCTCGGGTCTCGGCAGAAGAAAGGGAATACTTGAGCTCTGATTCAATATACAAAGAAGACGGCAATGTTGAGAGTGAGCTGGATGCATTTTCCCCCGAGGTATTGAATGCGATGAACTGTTCAGGACTGCCACTGCATAAGTTGAGTTTGAAAATTGGAGTCCCAGTAATATTAATGAGAAATATCGACCAGTCCAACGGATTGTGTAATGGAACAAGATTGACGGTGAAGAGATTTGGAGACCATGTCATTCAGTGCACCGTTCTAACTGGGACTAAAGCTGGATCTACTGTACTGATTCCTAGGATGACCATGAATACAAATAACACAAATCTACCGTTCCAATTTCAGAGACGGCAGTTGCCTATATGTGTCTGCTTCGGTATGACGATAAACAAAGCGCAGGGACAAACACTAGGGTGTGTTGGGTTATATCTTCCAAGACCGGTTTTTAGCCACGGACAATTATATGTGGCGCTATCAAGAGTCAAAAGCAAACAAGGGCTAAGGATCCTCATAGAAAACCACGACGATCTCCCTTCTAATACAACAATTAATGTTGTGTATGAAGAAGTGTTTGACAATATAACTCCATAA